DNA sequence from the Sediminibacillus dalangtanensis genome:
CAAACGATGTGGGTCATGCAGGCGTTGCCACAGGACGTGGCGGCTCTAGCCTGTACTCCTTTAAAGAGGCGCTTGCGCTTTTGTCCCTTGTACCAAACTATGCAGCTGTACCTATATATAATCATTGTTCCCTATGGTATATTTTATATAACTGTGAAATTTGGATTAAAGGGAATTGATTATCAATACATAGTTAGGAGTCATCACATTGAAACAGAAATGGAAAGATTTAGATTTCACGCTTTTTATAACCCCGTTGCTATTGACTGCATTCGGTATTGTGATGATTTACAGTGCCAGTATGGTAATTGCAGTTATAAAAAATGACGTACCAAGCAATTATTTCATGGTTCGGCAGCTGATTTGGTTTGGACTTGGCTTCGTTTTTTATCTGTTTTGCAGCATGTTTGCATACCGCCATTACCAAAAGCTTATCAAGCCGATGATTATGGTGATTTTTCTACTGTTGGTGGCTGTTCTTTTTTTTGGAGAGGAAGTAAACAATGCTAAGTCATGGCTGGTTTTGGGGCCGTTGAGACTGCAGCCAGCTGAATTGGCGAAGCTTGGACTGATCATTTACCTGGCATCTGCTTATTCCAAAAAACAGCAATATATAGATGATTTTTTCAAAGCGGTACTGCCGCCTTTAGTCATGACAGGAATGATATTGGCGTTGATTATCAAACAGCCTGACATTGGTACTGCAGCAATTATTTTGATGATAGCTGCCACGGTTATATTCAGCTCAGGTATAAAATTCCGTCATCTTTTCCTTTTGGGTGGCGCTGTTATCGTCATAATCGGATTGGCAGCAACCAAAATGGTTACTCCTGAACGAATTTCCCGATTTACTGGCGCCTATCAGCCGTTTGACGATCCTGACTTGAACGGCTTCCATCTCATTCAGTCCTATTTGGCCATTGGTACAGGTGGGTTAACGGGACAAGGGCTTGGACAAGGCATCCAAAAGCTCGGGTACCTTCCTGAACCCCACACGGATTTTATCATGGCTGTCATTGCAGAAGAGCTAGGGTTCCTCGGCGTGATCGTTGTTCTTGGAATGCTTGCGGCGATTGTACTTCGTGGGTTATACATCGCGAATCAATGCAGAGACAGTTTTGGCTCTCTATTGGCAATCGGTATTTCTTCCATGATCGGTATTCAGGCATTTATTAATCTTGGCGCTATAAGTGGACTTTTACCGATAACTGGAGTGACACTGCCATTTGTCAGTTACGGAGGTTCCTCCTTGCTGATCCTATTGATCTCCGCAGGAATTCTCAACAACATCGCAAAATCTGTTCGTGCAAATGAACAACGGATAACAAAAGAAACGATACCAGATGATAAAGAATACGACAAAAACAGAAGAACAGTAAGACAGCGGAGGTCCTGGTCGCAATCGCAGTAATCATAAACATGCTGAAAGAATATACGACTAAAAGAAAAAGAGGCCGGGACAAAAGTAGCGTGATCAAAGCAAAAACCGAACGATCCACCAATTCGTTCGGTTTTTGCTTTGGTGCTATGCTTTTGTCCCGGCCTCTTTGTTCGTGTTAGCCATATGCAGTTCAATTTTCGTGTTTGGCGCTCCGGGAAGAAAGCAAGATAAAATAGCTGAGAACGCCAAAGTAAATAGAAATGATCAAAGCGTGAAATAATGCAGCAGTCAAATCGACCATGCTGAAAATCACGATTGCACCCAATGCAACCTGGGTGATCATCAAAAGAGATGCCGCAGTCCATCCCCAGAGCATGACGCGATTATGTTGATAACGGCGGTAAATCTTAACCATTAAGTATAATGTCCAAACAAATGCCAAACCTGCGGCCAACCTGTGACCCATTTGAATCCATTGTGTAAAGTGAAATTCGAGGGCAAAAGGTGCTCGGTTATCACAAAATGGCCAACTCCGGCATGCCAGGCTTGCATGAGCGTGACGCACCAGTGCGCCCGTATAGACAACCAACAATATATAAATGAATAAGCCGTAAAAGTGGCGGCGAATTCCTTTTTCGATGATCAGGGAACGCGCGTCGAACTTCTGATCAATTTCGAAAATCAGCAAGGTAAGTAAAAACACTGCCGCAAATGAAATCAGCGAGATGCCGAAATGCATGGCAAGAACGAAATCGGACTGGGACCACAATACAGCAGCAGCGCCGATCAAGCCTTGCAGTACTAAAAAGAAAATGGAAACAAAAGATAGAAATTTCACTTCTCTGATATGGCCGACAAATTTCCAGGATAAAACCGATAACAGCAGTACAATGATTCCGGCGGCTCCCGAGACAAGACGATGGCTTAATTCAATGATCAATTCTGCTGAAAGCTCGCCTTCGCAAATAGGCCAGTTTGCTCCACAGCCCATGCCGGAACCGGTTTTGGTTACCAGGGCACCACCGAGCAGAACAAGCATCATGGTAATTGTGGCTATGATAGATAAACTTTTAAGGAACTTAACCAAGGTTCCACCTCACAATCTTAGTGGAAGAGTTTTTTAGGCTGAAATCAGCTGATCAGATAACACGTCCAAACATACAAAGGTTATACTACCATGTTTGACGGCTATTTTCACTATAAAAAAATCAAAAAAAGCCTTGCATTGTTGATATTTGTTTGCTAGAAATAAATATGAGGATTTGATCGTCTTATTAATCGACGCCGTAAGAGTTGATTCGACCGCAGTTTCGGCACTTCCATATTGATTAAAGGCTTCTGGCCTTTAATTTTATTTTTGCCCTGTCGTTCACAAAATTGTCATCTTTATTTTTGGCGTAAAGCCGGTCTTACGGCGTTTAGTTAAATAGATGGAATAGCAAATCCGTGATACAATATGGATATAACCTGCGTAGTTGTTAAAAATAGGTTATACTAACAACATTGACGATCAACCATCTATTTTAAAGAGATGAAAGCTGACGAAAGCTTTTCATCACACGCGTTTGATTGTAAAGGGAGCTGGAAGGAGGGTTGTAGGCTAGAATGAATAAAGTAGAAGCAACTTCTTCTCATGTAATAGGGAAGACAGACAGCGAAGATAAGTCTGCTCTCTGGGCGGATATAATGGCTCTCATTAAAGTAGGTATCATAAATTCCAATTTGATCACTGCTTTCGCCGGATTCTGGCTGGCGCTGTATTTTACTGGGGGTATTCTGTCGGATTATTGGGGTAAGTTGATATTGATGGTGGCTGGTACGGCTTTGTTGATTGCCGGTGGCTGCATATTAAATAATTATTACGACCGGGATATCGATCCAATCATGAAGCGGACGAAAAATCGTCCCACTGTTACCGGGAGCATACCTCTAAAAGTAATTCTTGCAATGGGGATTTTAACTTCATTGGCAGGGGTTGTGCTCTTGTCGTTCACGACTATGGAAGCTGCCTTGATAGGAGCTTTTGGATGGTTTGCCTATGTTGTTCTTTATACAATGTGGACAAAAAGAAGGTACACAATTAACACCGCTGTCGGCAGTTTGTCAGGTGCGGTACCACCAGTAATCGGGTGGGCAGCAGTTGATCCAAGCCCGCATGCTGCGGCTTTTATTTTGTTTTTGATCATGTTTCTATGGCAGACGCCGCATTTTTTGGCGCTGGCCATTAAAAAATGTAAAGAATATAAAGCGGCGGGCATACCGATGCTTCCAGCCGTTCATGGATTTGCCATTACAAGAAGACAAATGGTTATCTACGTGGCTTGTTTATTGCCACTGCCGTTTTACTTATTTTCATTGGGGAAGATATTTCTGATCATTGCCGGACTGTTGAATGCAGGCTGGCTGATTATGGGCATAAGCGGCTTTTTTATGAAGAATAGCAGGAAGTGGGCAAACCTTATGTTTGTTTATTCTTTGAATTATTTGATGATACTATTTGTAACTATGGTATTAGTAACACTTCCGGGTGTTGTTAATTAATTTAGAATACGTTTGAAAAGTTCACTAATTGGCAGGTTGATTCGGCTTGTTCGTACCTTGGCTTCAATTGTGTTACGGTGGATTTAACAAGCCGTCCTGCTTACATACTAACGAACTTACACCTGTGTATTCTAATTATTTAAATAAAAGGACACAAGAGAAAGAGAGGTATCATTCGAATGAAAGGTTGGATGGGAAAGTTCCGGGCACTCGGTATATTCGGTTTCTTGATGCTTGTACTATCAGGCTGTGGAAAAGAAAATCTAAGTGCCTTAACACCTAAAGGTTATGGATCCAAAGCTGCCTTGAACCTTATCAATATTTCTTTAGGCGTCATGATTTTTGTGTTTGTCGTCGTAATGGTGATTTATGCGATTGTCATTGTTCGTTTCAGAAAGAAAAAAGGGCGAGAGGATTACATTCCACCACAAACAGAGGGGAACAAAGCGTTGGAAGTGATTTGGACCGTTATCCCTATTATATTACTTGTCATCATTGCGATTCCTACTGTCGCTATTACGTTTGATCTGGCAGACGAAAGCGCTGCAGATGAATCACTGAACGTAAACGTAACTGGTAACCAGTTCTGGTGGCATTTTAATTATGAAGGGGAAGAAATTCAAACAAGCCAGGACTTATATATCCCTACTGGTGAAAAAGTGTATTTGAATATGAAAACCAGTGATGTACTTCACTCATTCTGGGTGCCGGCACTCTCCGGTAAAATGGATTTGCATCCAGAAAACGAAAACACCATGTATATTCAAGCTGATGAAGAAGGAGTTTACGATGGAAAATGTGCTGAGTTTTGTGGTACATCTCATTCATTGATGGACTTCAAAGTAATCGCTGTAAGTCCTGAAGAATTCGACCAATGGGTGGAAGATATGCAAAATGTGGATCCGGAAGCACAACCGGAAACAGCTGACGCTCAAGAAGGTCAACAATTATTCCAGGATAACAGCTGTATCGGCTGTCATGCGATTGGCGCATCTCCAGCTGCCACTGGTCCGAATTTGACAAATTTCGGTGACCGAACCACTTTGGCAGGTGTGAAAGAACATACCAAAGATAACATCGTTGATTGGATCATGGACCCAGAAAGTATGAAACCGGGAAACAAAATGGCAGATGCCAATTATGATGTCACGCAGGAAGAAGCGGAAAAAATCGCTGACTATTTACTACAATTACAACCATCGGATATTACTCCTGAAAGTGCAGAGACAAACGAGTAAAAAAGGGATGGAAGAGGTTAAGGGAGGTTTAAAAGCTTGAGTACAGCAGTTGCGCAAAAAAAAGGCTTCGGCGCATTTATCTGGGATTACTTAACCACTGTCGACCATAAAAAGATTGCCCATTTATATTTAGTGGCTGGTGGATTGTTTTTCCTGGTAGGTGGACTAGAAGCACTATTGATCCGTATTCAGCTAATAAAACCAGATAATGATTTTGTTAGCGCTGGTTTTTATAATGAGTTATTGACAATGCACGGAACGACCATGATTTTTCTGGCTGCAATGCCATTAATATTTGCTATCCTGAATGCTGTTGTTCCATTACAAATAGGGGCCAGGGATGTAGCATTCCCGTTTTTGAATTCATTGGGTTTCTGGCTATTCCTGTTTGGCGGCCTTATACTTAATTGCGGCTGGTTCCTCGGAGGAGCTCCCGACGCAGGATGGACTGCCTATGCACCGCTGTCAGCTGTATCGCCGGGCCATGGTGTTGATTTTTATGTGCTGGGTCTGCAAATATCCGGTGCAGGTACATTGATTGGGGGCATTAACTTCCTTGTCACCATCATCAATATGCGCGCGCCAGGAATGACTTACATGCGGATGCCGCTATTCACTTGGACAGCACTTGTAACAAGCACATTGATTCTCTTTGCATTTCCGGCATTGACAGTCGGCTTGTTTTTGTTAATGTTCGATCGTTTGTTCGGAGCTGGTTTCTTCAATGCTTCGATGGGCGGTAACTCGGTTATTTGGGAGCACTTATTCTGGATATTCGGACATCCGGAAGTCTACATTCTGATTCTTCCTGCATTCGGCGTATTTAGTGACGTACTATCAACGTTCTCGAAAAAACGATTGTTCGGTTATACAGCAATGGTGTTTGCGACCACACTGATCGGTTTTCTAGGATTCATGGTTTGGGCGCATCATATGTTTGCAACCGGTCTGGGACCTGCTGCCAACTCTATTTTTGCGATTGCAACAATGGCAATTGCGGTTCCAACAGGTATCAAAATCTTTAACTGGTTGTTCACCTTATGGGGTGGAACTATAACCATCAATTCTGCCATGTTATGGGCGTTAGGGTTTATTCCTTCGTTTACGATTGGTGGTACGACTGGTGTCATGTTAGCGGCTGCAGCAGCAGACTATCAATACCATGATACGTACTTTGTTGTTGCCCACTTCCACTATGTCATTGTCGGCGGGGTAGTGTTTGGCCTGTTTGCCGCCATGCATTACTGGTGGCCGAAAATGTTTGGTAAAGTTCTTAATGAAACATTGGGACAAATTACATTCTGGACATTCTTTGCCGGTTTCCATTTAACGTTCTTTATACAGCACTTCCTCGGATTGATGGGAATGCCTCGTCGTTACTGGACATATTTGCCGGGACAGGATTTAGATACAGGAAACCTGGTGAGCAGTATCGGTGCGTTTTTAATGGCAATCGGTGCTATCGTGTTTGTCATCAATGTCATTTATACATCCGTTAAAGCACCAAAAGTAAGCGGGGATCCATGGGACGGACGAACGCTGGAATGGTCGATTCCATCTCCACCGCCTCATTACAACTTTAAACAAACCCCATTGGTGCGTGGACTTGATCCTTTATGGATTGAAAAAATGGAAGGACGGAAAGGCATCACTCCAGCAGAACCGCTGGATGACATTCATATGCCGAATCCATCCATTCTGCCATTTATCATGTCGCTAGGTCTGTTCATCGCAGGATTCGGTTTTATTTATCAGGTCGACAATTTGTCATACCTATGGTTAGTGATTCTTGGCATGGGTATTACACTTGGATGCATGTTGATCAGATCGGTGAAAGACGACCTTGGACACCATATCCATAAAGAAGATTTAGAAGAAGAGGGGGCTGAACAATAATGAGTGATCAAACATTGAATCCGGAAACAATGCCGGAACAGCCCGAAAGAGCTACATTAGAAGGAAAGAACAAATTTTTAGGGTTCTGGTTCTTCCTAGGTGGAGAAACCGTGTTGTTTGCAAGTCTGTTTGGTACTTACCTTGCATTGAGAAATTCGACGAATGATGGACCAGGATCAGAAGAATTATTTGGTCTGGAATTAGTATTTATTATGACCATGTTGCTATTAACCAGTTCACTTACCAGTGTTTATGCGATGTACCATATGAAAAACAACAGTTTCGGCAAAATGCAGCTGTGGCTTGGAGTCACTGTTCTTCTGGGACTTGGTTTTCTGGGCTGTGAGCTTTTCGAGTTTTATCATTACATCCATGGCGAAGGGTTTACACTCCGTTCCTCTGCATTCGGTTCGGCGTTCTATACACTTGTCGGATTCCACGGGGGACACGTGACATTCGGTTTACTGTGGATCATTGCCTTGATGGTACGGAACGCGAAACGCGGATTGAACTTGTACAATGCACCTAAATTTTATATTGCCAGCTTGTATTGGCACTTTATCGATGTTGTATGGGTATTTATCTTCACAGTTGTTTATCTGATGGGGGTGATCTAAGCCATGGCCGAGAACACCAATATTCATGAAAATTATAAACGCAAAAAAAACAAGGAAGAAATGAAACAACAGGTTATCACCTTTGCATTGATGATCGTATTTACGCTCATCGCATTCGGAATGGTGAAGGCAGATCTAAGCAAGTTGTTTGTGATACCGATTTTACTGGTACTGGCTGCAGTTCAAGTTGGATTCCAACTATATTATTTCATGCATATGAGCCACAAGGGACATGAAATGCCAGCTCTGATGATATATTCTGGAGCATTTGTTGCATTTATGACTGTCTTGACTCTATCTGTCTTGATTTGGTGGTAAAACATAAAGGGCCCGGGGAACTATTCCCGGGCCCTTTTTTAATGGTTAAAAAAACCTCACATCATGGTAAGATAAATTATATCTAGTGGGAACTTATCGCTGAAATAAACCTAGGTGTTTGATTGGGAGTTGTTCTATTGATTTCAAAAAAACAGGGAAACGCGATATAATGTAGGAGTGTACGGGATGTCAATCTGTTTTTAAATTGTCACAATACACGCTCAACAAGGTTTCGGGATGCGTTATAATGGAAGAAGCAATTTTTTAGATGGAGTGAGGTTGTTATGTGGCTGGAATTACAAATTTTTGGTTTTCGAGCTCTATGGAGTCCTTATTATTTGCTGTTTGTTATCGCACTTGGCTTGTTATATTACTTGGTCACCATTACTTTCAGAGAGAAGTTCACTGATAAAGCAAGGCCAAGTTCAAAACAGCTGATTTATTTTTACACTGGATTGGTAATTCTTTATCTAATTAAAGGATCACCAATCGATCTACTTTCCCATATCATGTTTACTTCCCACATGGTACAAATGTCGCTGTATTATTTGGTTTTTCCGATTTTGATCATCAAAGGTATCCCAGAGTGGATATGGAGAAACGTTTTTTCGGTGCCGGGTTTAAAACAGGTGCTGTACCTTTTGACAAAACCATTGATCGCTTTACTATTGTTCAACGGGTTGTTTTCTATGTACCATATGCCAGTCATATTCGATTTTGCAAAAGCAAATGTAATTGCCCATGCTGTCATCACGACAGTGATATTAGTAGCGGCATTTTTGGTTTGGTGGCCGATTTTTACACCTATCAAAGAAATGGACAAACTATCCCCACTAATGAAAATTGGTTATATATTTGCTAACGGGGTGTTGATAACACCTGCTTGCGGTTTAATTATTTTTTCTGGACAGTCGCTATATGCCACCTATAGTGAGACAAGTGGTTGGATTCAAGCAATGTCGCTTTGTGTCCCGCAGTCCATTCTAAACGGACTTCCGTTGACAGGGCCACAAATGTTCTCACCAATTCCAGTCTTGGAGGACCAGCAGCTTGGTGGGATTCTGATGAAAATCATGCAAGAAATTGTTTATGGGTTTGTTTTAGCCCGGATTTTCTTTGGCTGGTTCAATAAAAGTGTGGACAGGGTCGATCCGTTGCCATCAACAAACACAACTACAGAAGCATAAATCGAACTATTCAGAACAGGGAGAGGTAAAAGTCTTATGCCTATATTGCCAACGATCAGCACGTTTTTTATCGTATTGAGTGCTGTACTTATTGCCATCGGCTGGTATCTAGTTGCAAAAAATAAGTTCGCTGCTCATAAACGTACGATGATAGCAGCTGCGATTAGCGCTTTGCTGTTTTTTATCATTTATATGTCTCGGACCATTTTCATTGGTAATACCAGCTTCGGAGGTCCTGATAATATCAAGCTATACTATACCGTTTTCTTGATTTTTCACATTATCCTTGCAACAGTAGGGGCTGTTTTTGGAATTGTGACTCTGACCTTGGCTTTTAAAAGAAAAATCAAGAAACATCGTAAAATCGGTCCAGTTACGAGTATTATCTGGTTTTTTACTGCTATAACTGGTGTAGCAGTTTACCTACTGTTGTATATCTTTTTTGATGGCGGGGAAACTACCAGTATGATCAAAGCAATCCTCGGCTTGTAAATGGAGTTTCGAACACCCGGAAAGGGCTGTCCCAATTGTCATAATACAAGATGGGACAGCCCTTTTATTAAGTTAGTTTTGCTTCAACAGGATTTTTACCATTGTGCTGATAAATTACTTTCATTTCCCACTTTTAAAGAGCTCGTACGTTTATTTCTTCGAATCCGATGGTATATAGGCTATATAAACACGTACGAAAGGATCGGTTTAGATGGATATAGAAAGCGCACGGTTGCTTATAGAACCTGTTACATTAGAAGAAGGCCAAATGCTTATCAAAAACCCGATGGAGTATTATTATGAGAAACATATCCCATATGATGTAGAATGGCCCCATTATTCATTGAAAGCATTGCTCCCTTATTATTTGGAAGATTTGGAGAAGAAAAAAGTATCTCTCGGCATGGGACCGTGGATTATCCGGGACAAACGAAAGGGGCGGATAATCGGTGAGGCGGGTTTCAGAGCTTTTGACGAACAGAAAAAGACGGTAGAAATCGGCTATCGAATTCTACAAAAGAAACAAAATCAAGGTTATGCAACGGAGGCTGTAAGTTCCCTATGTCAATGGGCTTTTTACCAGCAAATAAAAAAGATCAGAGCTTGCTGTGACAAGGAGAATGTTGCTTCTCAACGTGTACTTAAGAAGAATGGTTTTAAAAAAGTTGCCAATGAGAAAGGCATATTGGTATATGAAAAAAGAAGAGCTGTCCAAAAAAAGAGCATCCAAGGAACCAATTCCTTGTAAAAAAAACAGCCTACCTGGTAAAAGGGATAGGCTGTTTTTGTCATTGTATGCGTGCCCAGCGCGCTATTAATTGCTTACTGGTGAAAGTCCAGTCTGAGTAAGTGCCAAGACGCTCAGTAGCTGACAGGCGACTGGTGGAGAAACCCTAAGGTTGAAGCCCTGTGACAAAGCAACTCCTTTCGGAGTGCGAGCAACTTAACAGGTTGTAACATGAAGTGAATCTTGCAGCTTCGTCAATTAAATCCCTCTTCGGAGGAGCAAGGGAAGTCGAGCCTCTATACGATGGGCGAAGACCATGGAAGGTGTGTAGAACTTGGAGTACAGCACTGAAGGATCCCTCGGGGTATGGAGAGCGACATGTTAAGACAGTAATTAATGGAACTGGGGATACCCTCCTCGGTCACTTCGAAAGAAGTAAAACAGATACCTATAAGCTATCGGTGAAATGGTTGACGGACTGAGAGGGAGTCGGAGGGGGTCATAGTACCAATGATGACAAGGACAACACAACATTGTCTAGGGAAGGACGGCACAAGCCAATACCCTACTTCGTTCATATGTTCAAAGGAGGTAAGAGTCAGTGAATGCCAAGAAAATGGCTAACTACGCCAGTAATGCAAAAGCTCAAGAACTCTGGAAAACATTATACCTTTGTGCCAAGGAAAGTGATACTCGTCGGTTTCATGCACTATATGATAAGATTTATCGCCCGGATATCTTGTGGGATGCATGGCAACGCGTGAAGCGGAGAAAAGGAAGTGGAGGTGTCGACGAACAAACGCTGGAAGATATCATGGCTTATGGAGAGAAGAACTTTCTCAATGAGCTCTACTTGAGTTAAAAGATAAGAAATATCATCCACAACCGGTTCTTCGAACCTACATTCCAAAGGGTGATGGCAAGAAACAAAGACCATTAGGAATCCCAACAATTAAGGACCGAGTAGTTCAAATGGCAACGAAGCTTGTGATTGAACCAATATTTGAGGCGGACTTCGAGGAATGTTCCTATGGCTTTCGTCCAAAACGAAATGCGCATCAAGCTATCGCTAAAATACGTAAAGAGAGTAAGAAATCCTATTGGGTATTGGACGTCGATATCCAAGGTTTCTTTGACAATATCAATCAAGATAAATTAATGAAACTTCTTGAACAGCGTATCAGCGATAGAAGAGTGCTAAAACTTATTCGAAAATGGCTAAAAGCTGGAATTATGGAAGAAGGGAAGCTCAGAAACTCCATAACTGGTACACCGCAAGGTGGAGTTATCTCGCCACTTCTCGCGAACATCTATTTGAATACAATGGACAGGTTATGGGAAAAGAAATTCAGTCATTTTGGTAAACTTATTCGTTATGCAGATGACTTTGTGGTTATCTGCAAGAGGAAACAAGAGGCACAGGAAAGTGCGCAAGTAATAAAGGCCATTATGAATAAACTTGACCTTACCATTCACAAGGATAAATCGAGATTAGTGAATATATGGGATGACAAAGATGGATTTGATTTTCTTGGATTACATCACCGGAAATTTCCAATCCGCAAGAAAGGTGGTCGTACATTCTATATCATGAACCACGTACCATCAAAGAAGGCCATGAAAAAGATGCGAACCAAAATCAAGGAATATACCGAACCACGCCATAAATTATTTATGGATATTCGTGATTTAGTGAAAGGATTGAACCGTAGACTTCAAGGTTTTAAGAACTACTATCAATTATCACCGATGGGAAAGAAGTGGTTAAATCGCATCGACTGGTATGTGTTAACTCGTCTTAATCTGTTTAATAACAAGAAAAGGAACAGACGGAAAAAACATGCCAAATTCCAAGATACTGCGGAAGAAGTTAAATACTTATTAGTGAAGTTGGCAAGTTAACACCGTAAAGCCAAAGGAAGAAGAACGTCGGAAAGCCGTATGAGGGAAAACTTCACGTACGGTTTGATGAGGGGGAGCTGAAAGTAAAGAAGATAGCCGAAAGGCTACCCTCTAGAAATCAGTTCTCTACTCTACAGGAAATTATAAATTTAATTGACTGTGGATCATTATTGGCTGAACCAGCCACGTCCAGCTCCAGCGCCTACCCCCTCGAGGTCTTAAGCCCACCCTCTGTGTGGCAAAAAGTGCCACGCCGAGGCTGTTCTTAAGCTTGTCGGAGGCCCAAACGATGTGGGTCATGCAGGCGTTGCCACAGGACGTGGCGACTCTAGCCTGTACTCCTTTAAACAGGCGCTTGCGCTTTTGTCCTACTGTACGACTATACTTTAAAGTTCCATTTAATAATTCCAGCTTCCTTCGCTGAATTAAAAGCTATAACCAGCAAAGGCCCCAGGATAAAGCCGATAATTCCTATTAACTGAAGACCGAGGTACATGGCAATCAGTGTTGCTAAAGGAGAAAGTCCGATATGACGACCCATTACTTTCGGTTCTACGGTTCTTCTAATCGCCAACAGGATGATCGCCAATACAGCAAGCTGAATGCCCATAACTGTGTCACCGGCCAAAAGCATATACAAGGCCCATGGACCTAGTATGACAATGGAACCTATAATCGGGATGAAATCAACCAGCCAAATGATAATCGACATGATAATGGCGACTTCCGGTGTGATATAAAGAAGTCCAATTAGCGATACGACAAATATTATGATGCTTACGAGAAACTGTGCTTTCAAAAAGCCAAGTACGACATAGGACAGACGGGCATTCATGAACTTTACTTTTTCTGCTGTTTCCTCTGTTAGGTGATTGTAAGACATTGCTTTCAGGCGGGGCAATTCAAGCATGAATAAAAATAATGCGATTAAGTAAACGAGCAGGCTGACAAGGTATTCAGGTACTTTAGCCGCTGCCGAAGCAATCTTATCTAATTCAAAATACTGTTTAACTTTTGTATTCAGTAATTCAATATTACGTTTAAATCCATCTTTCACCTCCGCTACAAAATCAGCAGGGAGATTTTCGGTAAAACGATCCATATCTGTTTCCCATTCCGTAAATTTGGTATTCAGCTGGTTCACATAAGACGGCGCGTTTTCGGCAAAGTTGACGACATGGGTGATGGCTCTTGTTACAAAATAAGTTCCGACAAGACTAATAATGAGCAAAAAAATCAAAAATATGACCGTTACCGATATTTTGCGGTTCAGTTTAAAACGGTATTGGAGCCATCGAATGGCCGGATTCAAAAACATGGCGGTCAGAAGAGCCAAGATTAAGGGTACAGACACCGGCAAAATGAAATATCCAGCTATAAGAATAAGAATCGCTGCAATAATTAATATCCATTGGCGTTTTGACAAGTAACGGAACAATTGATTATGTATCTCCTTTCCTGCATGTGAACAAAATATAAATACGGTTGCGTCGAACTTATTTACGTAGTGGTGTATACAAAGAAAACTGCCCCAGGGCAGT
Encoded proteins:
- the ftsW gene encoding putative lipid II flippase FtsW → MKQKWKDLDFTLFITPLLLTAFGIVMIYSASMVIAVIKNDVPSNYFMVRQLIWFGLGFVFYLFCSMFAYRHYQKLIKPMIMVIFLLLVAVLFFGEEVNNAKSWLVLGPLRLQPAELAKLGLIIYLASAYSKKQQYIDDFFKAVLPPLVMTGMILALIIKQPDIGTAAIILMIAATVIFSSGIKFRHLFLLGGAVIVIIGLAATKMVTPERISRFTGAYQPFDDPDLNGFHLIQSYLAIGTGGLTGQGLGQGIQKLGYLPEPHTDFIMAVIAEELGFLGVIVVLGMLAAIVLRGLYIANQCRDSFGSLLAIGISSMIGIQAFINLGAISGLLPITGVTLPFVSYGGSSLLILLISAGILNNIAKSVRANEQRITKETIPDDKEYDKNRRTVRQRRSWSQSQ
- the ctaD gene encoding cytochrome c oxidase subunit I; the protein is MSTAVAQKKGFGAFIWDYLTTVDHKKIAHLYLVAGGLFFLVGGLEALLIRIQLIKPDNDFVSAGFYNELLTMHGTTMIFLAAMPLIFAILNAVVPLQIGARDVAFPFLNSLGFWLFLFGGLILNCGWFLGGAPDAGWTAYAPLSAVSPGHGVDFYVLGLQISGAGTLIGGINFLVTIINMRAPGMTYMRMPLFTWTALVTSTLILFAFPALTVGLFLLMFDRLFGAGFFNASMGGNSVIWEHLFWIFGHPEVYILILPAFGVFSDVLSTFSKKRLFGYTAMVFATTLIGFLGFMVWAHHMFATGLGPAANSIFAIATMAIAVPTGIKIFNWLFTLWGGTITINSAMLWALGFIPSFTIGGTTGVMLAAAAADYQYHDTYFVVAHFHYVIVGGVVFGLFAAMHYWWPKMFGKVLNETLGQITFWTFFAGFHLTFFIQHFLGLMGMPRRYWTYLPGQDLDTGNLVSSIGAFLMAIGAIVFVINVIYTSVKAPKVSGDPWDGRTLEWSIPSPPPHYNFKQTPLVRGLDPLWIEKMEGRKGITPAEPLDDIHMPNPSILPFIMSLGLFIAGFGFIYQVDNLSYLWLVILGMGITLGCMLIRSVKDDLGHHIHKEDLEEEGAEQ
- the coxB gene encoding cytochrome c oxidase subunit II, whose amino-acid sequence is MKGWMGKFRALGIFGFLMLVLSGCGKENLSALTPKGYGSKAALNLINISLGVMIFVFVVVMVIYAIVIVRFRKKKGREDYIPPQTEGNKALEVIWTVIPIILLVIIAIPTVAITFDLADESAADESLNVNVTGNQFWWHFNYEGEEIQTSQDLYIPTGEKVYLNMKTSDVLHSFWVPALSGKMDLHPENENTMYIQADEEGVYDGKCAEFCGTSHSLMDFKVIAVSPEEFDQWVEDMQNVDPEAQPETADAQEGQQLFQDNSCIGCHAIGASPAATGPNLTNFGDRTTLAGVKEHTKDNIVDWIMDPESMKPGNKMADANYDVTQEEAEKIADYLLQLQPSDITPESAETNE
- a CDS encoding COX15/CtaA family protein is translated as MVKFLKSLSIIATITMMLVLLGGALVTKTGSGMGCGANWPICEGELSAELIIELSHRLVSGAAGIIVLLLSVLSWKFVGHIREVKFLSFVSIFFLVLQGLIGAAAVLWSQSDFVLAMHFGISLISFAAVFLLTLLIFEIDQKFDARSLIIEKGIRRHFYGLFIYILLVVYTGALVRHAHASLACRSWPFCDNRAPFALEFHFTQWIQMGHRLAAGLAFVWTLYLMVKIYRRYQHNRVMLWGWTAASLLMITQVALGAIVIFSMVDLTAALFHALIISIYFGVLSYFILLSSRSAKHEN
- the cyoE gene encoding heme o synthase is translated as MNKVEATSSHVIGKTDSEDKSALWADIMALIKVGIINSNLITAFAGFWLALYFTGGILSDYWGKLILMVAGTALLIAGGCILNNYYDRDIDPIMKRTKNRPTVTGSIPLKVILAMGILTSLAGVVLLSFTTMEAALIGAFGWFAYVVLYTMWTKRRYTINTAVGSLSGAVPPVIGWAAVDPSPHAAAFILFLIMFLWQTPHFLALAIKKCKEYKAAGIPMLPAVHGFAITRRQMVIYVACLLPLPFYLFSLGKIFLIIAGLLNAGWLIMGISGFFMKNSRKWANLMFVYSLNYLMILFVTMVLVTLPGVVN